A DNA window from Carnobacterium iners contains the following coding sequences:
- a CDS encoding type II toxin-antitoxin system YafQ family toxin — MLKLRKTSLFKKQYKKMISSGRYKEENFVEILKKLVNQEPLDEKHNDHSLVGQKRPVRELHINPDWLLIYLIDDKQLILTVVQTGTHSDLFGHKQQF, encoded by the coding sequence ATGCTGAAACTAAGGAAAACCTCTTTATTTAAAAAGCAGTACAAGAAAATGATTAGTAGTGGTCGGTATAAAGAAGAAAATTTTGTAGAAATACTAAAAAAATTAGTGAATCAAGAACCATTAGATGAAAAACATAATGATCACTCTTTAGTAGGGCAAAAACGTCCTGTTAGAGAGTTACATATTAATCCTGATTGGCTTTTGATTTATTTAATTGATGATAAACAACTTATTCTTACGGTCGTTCAAACTGGAACTCATTCAGATTTATTTGGCCATAAGCAACAATTTTAA
- a CDS encoding type II toxin-antitoxin system RelB/DinJ family antitoxin: MTTKNVQIRMENELKEKSDELFNNLGTSTNEAIKIFLSTAVRTNGFPFEITLDKPNTETKKAIEEAYAIQDGKIEAQVYDTVDNFMKDLRS; this comes from the coding sequence TTGACTACAAAAAATGTTCAAATACGCATGGAAAATGAATTAAAAGAAAAATCAGATGAACTGTTCAATAACTTAGGTACATCTACTAATGAGGCTATTAAGATCTTTTTAAGTACAGCTGTTAGGACTAATGGTTTTCCGTTTGAAATTACGCTAGATAAACCAAATACTGAGACTAAAAAAGCTATTGAAGAAGCTTATGCTATTCAAGATGGCAAGATTGAGGCTCAAGTATATGATACTGTAGATAACTTTATGAAAGATTTAAGGTCGTAG